The following proteins are encoded in a genomic region of Alnus glutinosa chromosome 8, dhAlnGlut1.1, whole genome shotgun sequence:
- the LOC133876175 gene encoding uncharacterized protein LOC133876175 gives MKKRSKQQTSYPTKRSAMGSGSRPSVGKSFPPVRRNQTTPCTKCGKLHGGDCRSGNSSCFKSGKTGHFIRDCPMNTAGGSRPQGGGSQQQYPAQARVYSLTPGGVDDEEGFADVVTSTVPLFGSLACTLFDSGAMQSFISSTYVKLCGINTQPLEQNINVITPASDVIRSQ, from the coding sequence ATGAAGAAGCGGTCAAAGCAACAGACCTCATACCCTACAAAGAGGTCAGCAATGGGAAGCGGCTCTAGGCCCTCTGTAGGGAAGAGCTTTCCACCTGTACGTAGAAATCAGACGACCCCCTGCACTAAATGTGGTAAGTTGCATGGAGGAGACTGTCGATCGGGAAACTCGAGTTGTTTCAAAAGCGGGAAAACCGGACACTTCATCAGAGATTGCCCTATGAACACTGCCGGAGGATCAAGGCCACAAGGAGGAGGATCTCAGCAACAATACCCTGCTCAAGCTCGGGTATATTCACTTACACCTGGAGGAGTCGATGATGAAGAAGGATTTGCAGATGTAGTGACAAGTACTGTCCCTTTGTTCGGTAGTCTAGCATGCACTCTTTTTGATTCTGGAGCTATGCAGTCGTTCATATCATCCACATATGTTAAGCTTTGCGGTATTAACACCCAACCCTTAGAACAAAACATAAATGTGATTACTCCTGCTAGTGATGTGATAAGAAGTCAGTAA